In one Solanum dulcamara chromosome 1, daSolDulc1.2, whole genome shotgun sequence genomic region, the following are encoded:
- the LOC129883381 gene encoding late embryogenesis abundant protein D-29-like isoform X2: MASRNLICVLLLVGLLFLCLSNLGSCKESHDVEVDEQQISKENSESSSSWAGWAKDKISEGLSFKSDDDDDGNDDSSVKHASDSTMDAAKNAKDKITDTATGTGQYVADKAGDLKNSAEEAKNKAYQTAESAKNKAYETAESAKQKPSKKADEACSKAGEAKEKAYSEAEKAKHAASEKAQEAYHKTGEAKEKAAEKTEETKEKMKETGEKAEGESEEHVNWAKEGYESAKNKAGETLEKAKESVASNLESAKEKVTGKKRDEEL, from the exons ATGGCTTCAAGAAACTTGATTTGTGTGTTGTTACTTGTGGGGTTATTGTTTTTATGTTTGTCTAATTTGGGAAGTTGTAAAGAAAGTCATGATGTTGAAGTTGATGAGCAACAAATTAGTAAAGAAAATTCAGAGTCATCATCATCATGGGCAGGATGGGCTAAAGATAAGATTTCTGAAGGGCTTAGTTTTAAatctgatgatgatgatgatggtaATGATGATTCAAGTGTTAAACATGCTTCTGATTCAACTATGGATGCTGCTAAGAATGCTAAAGATAAGATCACTGACACTGCTACAG GAACTGGACAATACGTAGCAGACAAGGCAGGAGATCTAAAGAACTCCGCAGAAGAAGCAAAAAACAAAGCATACCAAACCGCGGAATCAGCAAAAAACAAAGCATACGAAACCGCGGAATCAGCAAAACAGAAACCATCAAAGAAAGCCGATGAAGCCTGCTCAAAAGCAGGGGAAGCAAAAGAAAAAGCTTATTCAGAGGCCGAGAAGGCGAAACACGCAGCTTCCGAAAAAGCACAAGAAGCATACCACAAAACAGGGGAAGCAAAAGAAAAAGCCGCGGAGAAAACAGaagaaacaaaggaaaaaatgaaGGAAACAGGGGAGAAAGCGGAAGGAGAATCAGAGGAACATGTAAATTGGGCGAAAGAAGGATACGAAAGCGCGAAAAACAAAGCAGGGGAGACATTGGAGAAAGCTAAAGAAAGTGTAGCTTCAAATTTGGAATCAGCTAAGGAGAAAGTAACAGGGAAAAAAAGAGATGAAGAGCTGTAA
- the LOC129883381 gene encoding late embryogenesis abundant protein D-29-like isoform X1 has translation MASRNLICVLLLVGLLFLCLSNLGSCKESHDVEVDEQQISKENSESSSSWAGWAKDKISEGLSFKSDDDDDGNDDSSVKHASDSTMDAAKNAKDKITDTATEHLSGTGQYVADKAGDLKNSAEEAKNKAYQTAESAKNKAYETAESAKQKPSKKADEACSKAGEAKEKAYSEAEKAKHAASEKAQEAYHKTGEAKEKAAEKTEETKEKMKETGEKAEGESEEHVNWAKEGYESAKNKAGETLEKAKESVASNLESAKEKVTGKKRDEEL, from the exons ATGGCTTCAAGAAACTTGATTTGTGTGTTGTTACTTGTGGGGTTATTGTTTTTATGTTTGTCTAATTTGGGAAGTTGTAAAGAAAGTCATGATGTTGAAGTTGATGAGCAACAAATTAGTAAAGAAAATTCAGAGTCATCATCATCATGGGCAGGATGGGCTAAAGATAAGATTTCTGAAGGGCTTAGTTTTAAatctgatgatgatgatgatggtaATGATGATTCAAGTGTTAAACATGCTTCTGATTCAACTATGGATGCTGCTAAGAATGCTAAAGATAAGATCACTGACACTGCTACAG AACATTTGTCAGGAACTGGACAATACGTAGCAGACAAGGCAGGAGATCTAAAGAACTCCGCAGAAGAAGCAAAAAACAAAGCATACCAAACCGCGGAATCAGCAAAAAACAAAGCATACGAAACCGCGGAATCAGCAAAACAGAAACCATCAAAGAAAGCCGATGAAGCCTGCTCAAAAGCAGGGGAAGCAAAAGAAAAAGCTTATTCAGAGGCCGAGAAGGCGAAACACGCAGCTTCCGAAAAAGCACAAGAAGCATACCACAAAACAGGGGAAGCAAAAGAAAAAGCCGCGGAGAAAACAGaagaaacaaaggaaaaaatgaaGGAAACAGGGGAGAAAGCGGAAGGAGAATCAGAGGAACATGTAAATTGGGCGAAAGAAGGATACGAAAGCGCGAAAAACAAAGCAGGGGAGACATTGGAGAAAGCTAAAGAAAGTGTAGCTTCAAATTTGGAATCAGCTAAGGAGAAAGTAACAGGGAAAAAAAGAGATGAAGAGCTGTAA
- the LOC129883393 gene encoding CBL-interacting serine/threonine-protein kinase 1 isoform X1, producing the protein MVAQLNYYKSSTHAIDKIHEPSKENFKLQKHTNRASFFFLHIHFFNYTQNPENQKGVLYKSQFFLLSIFRIQWEMVLIQHQQQQQEEEAIIGRERGKKGMRIGKYELGRTLGEGNFGKVKYAKHTDSAQTFAIKILEKHRIHDLRITDQIQNLVVLGFIGSELHRIEGVIIHAISPVHQLITRIKREIRTLKVLKHPNVVRLYEVLASKTKIYMVLEYVNGGELFDRIASKGKLSETQGRKLFQQLIDGVSYCHDKGVFHRDLKLENVLIDGGRNIKITDFGLSALPQHLRDDGLLHTTCGSPNYVAPEILSNRGYDGATSDTWSCGVILYVILTGFLPFDDRNLAVLYQKIFKGDAPIPKWLSSGAKNLIKRILDPNPQTRITMAEIKEDEWFKQNYTPVNPDEEEDLEGDDASSDDEVMTVHDAPLDIERDPESPSLINNAFQLIGMSSCLDLSGFFENEDVSERKIRFTSNLSPKELLDRIENLAVQMGFQVQKKPGKLKVLLEYKGQKTQASLSIVAEVFEISTSLYVVELQKFSGDSAVYRQLCNRLSDELGVQQSEELLSNLMVKDGNHTSDSAHSLSSEKQELLQQLRVTE; encoded by the exons ATGGTGGCCCAATTAAATTACTATAAAAGCTCTACGCACGCCATTGACAAAATTCATGAGCCATCGAAAGAaaacttcaaacttcaaaagCACACAAATCGTgcatctttcttctttcttcatatCCATTTCTTCAATTACACACAAAACCCAGAAAATCAAAAAGGGGTTTTATACAAATCCCAATTTTTTTTGCTTTCAATTTTTCGAATTCAGTGGGAAATGGTACTGATTCAGCACCAACAACAGCAGCAGGAAGAAGAAGCAATAATAGGAAGAGAAAGAGGGAAAAAGGGAATGCGAATAGGGAAATACGAGCTAGGAAGAACTCTAGGAGAAGGTAATTTTGGGAAAGTGAAATACGCAAAACATACAGATTCAGCCCAAACTTTTGCTATTAAGATTTTGGAAAAACATCGGATCCACGATCTTCGAATCACCGATCAG ATTCAGAATTTAGTGGTTTTGGGTTTTATTGGGTCGGAGCTACATAGAATCGAGGGGGTCATCATTCACGCAATTTCCCCCGTCCATCAATTGATCACACGA ATAAAGAGAGAGATTCGAACATTGAAAGTTCTCAAGCATCCAAATGTGGTTAGATTATATGAG gTATTAGCGAGCAAAACTAAGATTTACATGGTGTTGGAATATGTAAATGGTGGTGAATTATTTGATAGAATT GCTTCTAAAGGGAAACTTTCAGAAACACAAGGCAGAAAACTATTTCAACAATTAATTGATGGTGTTAGTTATTGCCATGACAAAGGTGTCTTCCATAGAGACCTCAAG CTAGAGAATGTTCTCATTGATGGAGggagaaatataaaaataacaGATTTTGGACTAAGTGCATTGCCTCAACATCTTAGG GATGATGGCTTGTTGCATACAACATGTGGTAGTCCCAACTATGTTGCTCCTGAAATTCTTTCTAACAGAGGCTATGATGGTGCAACATCAGATACTTGGTCCTGTGGTGTCATCTTATATGTCATCCTCACTGGATTCTTACCCTTTGATGATAGAAACCTTGCAGTGCTTTATCAAAag ATTTTTAAAGGGGATGCTCCAATACCAAAGTGGTTATCATCAGGAGCAAAGAATCTTATAAAGAGGATTCTTGATCCAAATCCACAAACTAGAATAACAATGGCAGAGATTAAAGAGGATGAATGGTTTAAACAAAACTATACTCCTGTAAATCCTGATGAAGAGGAAGATTTGGAAGGTGATGATGCATCCTCAGATGATGAAGTGATGACAGTACATGATGCA CCACTTGACATAGAAAGAGATCCAGAATCACCTTCTCTTATCAATAATGCATTTCAACTCATAGGAATGTCCTCATGCCTTGATCTTTCTGGATTTTTTGAAAATGAG GATGTTTCTGAGAGGAAGATCAGGTTCACATCTAATCTCTCTCCAAAAGAATTGCTAGATAGGATTGAGAATTTAGCAGTTCAAATGGGATTTCAAGTCCAGAAAAAACCTGGAAAG TTAAAAGTATTGCTAGAGTACAAAGGTCAAAAAACTCAAGCCAGTCTTTCAATAGTAGCAGAG GTTTTCGAGATTAGTACATCCTTGTATGTTGTAGAGTTACAAAAATTTTCCGGGGATTCTGCAGTATATAGACAG TTGTGTAATAGATTATCAGATGAATTGGGAGTCCAGCAAAGTGAAGAACTCCTGTCCAACCTAATGGTGAAAGATGGAAATCATACCAGTGATTCAGCCCATTCTTTATCGTCTGAGAAGCAAGAATTACTTCAACAACTGAGAGTAACAGAGTAG
- the LOC129883393 gene encoding CBL-interacting serine/threonine-protein kinase 1 isoform X3: MVAQLNYYKSSTHAIDKIHEPSKENFKLQKHTNRASFFFLHIHFFNYTQNPENQKGVLYKSQFFLLSIFRIQWEMVLIQHQQQQQEEEAIIGRERGKKGMRIGKYELGRTLGEGNFGKVKYAKHTDSAQTFAIKILEKHRIHDLRITDQIQNLVVLGFIGSELHRIEGVIIHAISPVHQLITRIKREIRTLKVLKHPNVVRLYEVLASKTKIYMVLEYVNGGELFDRIASKGKLSETQGRKLFQQLIDGVSYCHDKGVFHRDLKLENVLIDGGRNIKITDFGLSALPQHLRIFKGDAPIPKWLSSGAKNLIKRILDPNPQTRITMAEIKEDEWFKQNYTPVNPDEEEDLEGDDASSDDEVMTVHDAPLDIERDPESPSLINNAFQLIGMSSCLDLSGFFENEDVSERKIRFTSNLSPKELLDRIENLAVQMGFQVQKKPGKLKVLLEYKGQKTQASLSIVAEVFEISTSLYVVELQKFSGDSAVYRQLCNRLSDELGVQQSEELLSNLMVKDGNHTSDSAHSLSSEKQELLQQLRVTE; encoded by the exons ATGGTGGCCCAATTAAATTACTATAAAAGCTCTACGCACGCCATTGACAAAATTCATGAGCCATCGAAAGAaaacttcaaacttcaaaagCACACAAATCGTgcatctttcttctttcttcatatCCATTTCTTCAATTACACACAAAACCCAGAAAATCAAAAAGGGGTTTTATACAAATCCCAATTTTTTTTGCTTTCAATTTTTCGAATTCAGTGGGAAATGGTACTGATTCAGCACCAACAACAGCAGCAGGAAGAAGAAGCAATAATAGGAAGAGAAAGAGGGAAAAAGGGAATGCGAATAGGGAAATACGAGCTAGGAAGAACTCTAGGAGAAGGTAATTTTGGGAAAGTGAAATACGCAAAACATACAGATTCAGCCCAAACTTTTGCTATTAAGATTTTGGAAAAACATCGGATCCACGATCTTCGAATCACCGATCAG ATTCAGAATTTAGTGGTTTTGGGTTTTATTGGGTCGGAGCTACATAGAATCGAGGGGGTCATCATTCACGCAATTTCCCCCGTCCATCAATTGATCACACGA ATAAAGAGAGAGATTCGAACATTGAAAGTTCTCAAGCATCCAAATGTGGTTAGATTATATGAG gTATTAGCGAGCAAAACTAAGATTTACATGGTGTTGGAATATGTAAATGGTGGTGAATTATTTGATAGAATT GCTTCTAAAGGGAAACTTTCAGAAACACAAGGCAGAAAACTATTTCAACAATTAATTGATGGTGTTAGTTATTGCCATGACAAAGGTGTCTTCCATAGAGACCTCAAG CTAGAGAATGTTCTCATTGATGGAGggagaaatataaaaataacaGATTTTGGACTAAGTGCATTGCCTCAACATCTTAGG ATTTTTAAAGGGGATGCTCCAATACCAAAGTGGTTATCATCAGGAGCAAAGAATCTTATAAAGAGGATTCTTGATCCAAATCCACAAACTAGAATAACAATGGCAGAGATTAAAGAGGATGAATGGTTTAAACAAAACTATACTCCTGTAAATCCTGATGAAGAGGAAGATTTGGAAGGTGATGATGCATCCTCAGATGATGAAGTGATGACAGTACATGATGCA CCACTTGACATAGAAAGAGATCCAGAATCACCTTCTCTTATCAATAATGCATTTCAACTCATAGGAATGTCCTCATGCCTTGATCTTTCTGGATTTTTTGAAAATGAG GATGTTTCTGAGAGGAAGATCAGGTTCACATCTAATCTCTCTCCAAAAGAATTGCTAGATAGGATTGAGAATTTAGCAGTTCAAATGGGATTTCAAGTCCAGAAAAAACCTGGAAAG TTAAAAGTATTGCTAGAGTACAAAGGTCAAAAAACTCAAGCCAGTCTTTCAATAGTAGCAGAG GTTTTCGAGATTAGTACATCCTTGTATGTTGTAGAGTTACAAAAATTTTCCGGGGATTCTGCAGTATATAGACAG TTGTGTAATAGATTATCAGATGAATTGGGAGTCCAGCAAAGTGAAGAACTCCTGTCCAACCTAATGGTGAAAGATGGAAATCATACCAGTGATTCAGCCCATTCTTTATCGTCTGAGAAGCAAGAATTACTTCAACAACTGAGAGTAACAGAGTAG
- the LOC129883393 gene encoding CBL-interacting serine/threonine-protein kinase 1 isoform X2 codes for MVLIQHQQQQQEEEAIIGRERGKKGMRIGKYELGRTLGEGNFGKVKYAKHTDSAQTFAIKILEKHRIHDLRITDQIKREIRTLKVLKHPNVVRLYEVLASKTKIYMVLEYVNGGELFDRIASKGKLSETQGRKLFQQLIDGVSYCHDKGVFHRDLKLENVLIDGGRNIKITDFGLSALPQHLRDDGLLHTTCGSPNYVAPEILSNRGYDGATSDTWSCGVILYVILTGFLPFDDRNLAVLYQKIFKGDAPIPKWLSSGAKNLIKRILDPNPQTRITMAEIKEDEWFKQNYTPVNPDEEEDLEGDDASSDDEVMTVHDAPLDIERDPESPSLINNAFQLIGMSSCLDLSGFFENEDVSERKIRFTSNLSPKELLDRIENLAVQMGFQVQKKPGKLKVLLEYKGQKTQASLSIVAEVFEISTSLYVVELQKFSGDSAVYRQLCNRLSDELGVQQSEELLSNLMVKDGNHTSDSAHSLSSEKQELLQQLRVTE; via the exons ATGGTACTGATTCAGCACCAACAACAGCAGCAGGAAGAAGAAGCAATAATAGGAAGAGAAAGAGGGAAAAAGGGAATGCGAATAGGGAAATACGAGCTAGGAAGAACTCTAGGAGAAGGTAATTTTGGGAAAGTGAAATACGCAAAACATACAGATTCAGCCCAAACTTTTGCTATTAAGATTTTGGAAAAACATCGGATCCACGATCTTCGAATCACCGATCAG ATAAAGAGAGAGATTCGAACATTGAAAGTTCTCAAGCATCCAAATGTGGTTAGATTATATGAG gTATTAGCGAGCAAAACTAAGATTTACATGGTGTTGGAATATGTAAATGGTGGTGAATTATTTGATAGAATT GCTTCTAAAGGGAAACTTTCAGAAACACAAGGCAGAAAACTATTTCAACAATTAATTGATGGTGTTAGTTATTGCCATGACAAAGGTGTCTTCCATAGAGACCTCAAG CTAGAGAATGTTCTCATTGATGGAGggagaaatataaaaataacaGATTTTGGACTAAGTGCATTGCCTCAACATCTTAGG GATGATGGCTTGTTGCATACAACATGTGGTAGTCCCAACTATGTTGCTCCTGAAATTCTTTCTAACAGAGGCTATGATGGTGCAACATCAGATACTTGGTCCTGTGGTGTCATCTTATATGTCATCCTCACTGGATTCTTACCCTTTGATGATAGAAACCTTGCAGTGCTTTATCAAAag ATTTTTAAAGGGGATGCTCCAATACCAAAGTGGTTATCATCAGGAGCAAAGAATCTTATAAAGAGGATTCTTGATCCAAATCCACAAACTAGAATAACAATGGCAGAGATTAAAGAGGATGAATGGTTTAAACAAAACTATACTCCTGTAAATCCTGATGAAGAGGAAGATTTGGAAGGTGATGATGCATCCTCAGATGATGAAGTGATGACAGTACATGATGCA CCACTTGACATAGAAAGAGATCCAGAATCACCTTCTCTTATCAATAATGCATTTCAACTCATAGGAATGTCCTCATGCCTTGATCTTTCTGGATTTTTTGAAAATGAG GATGTTTCTGAGAGGAAGATCAGGTTCACATCTAATCTCTCTCCAAAAGAATTGCTAGATAGGATTGAGAATTTAGCAGTTCAAATGGGATTTCAAGTCCAGAAAAAACCTGGAAAG TTAAAAGTATTGCTAGAGTACAAAGGTCAAAAAACTCAAGCCAGTCTTTCAATAGTAGCAGAG GTTTTCGAGATTAGTACATCCTTGTATGTTGTAGAGTTACAAAAATTTTCCGGGGATTCTGCAGTATATAGACAG TTGTGTAATAGATTATCAGATGAATTGGGAGTCCAGCAAAGTGAAGAACTCCTGTCCAACCTAATGGTGAAAGATGGAAATCATACCAGTGATTCAGCCCATTCTTTATCGTCTGAGAAGCAAGAATTACTTCAACAACTGAGAGTAACAGAGTAG
- the LOC129883408 gene encoding probable GTP diphosphokinase CRSH, chloroplastic: MELHLNDYTLHLNDCTLHFSPNTKKSPHLPLPKSSNYLIRRRRSRSRSWSWSSLTKISSAVRVSAVVAAPEQPGGKMVVELVGAFNELTERMDNSVLSTSSSRLLFKALKLCIPILQSLPLAPDGRSPISKALSVAVILADLQMDAEVISTGLLREVLEAGAISIYDVRDRIGTSTAHLLHESLRVKHMALKVEVLDDDSATALRKFCLTYYDVRALVLDLSIKLDMMRHLDYLPRYRQQMIALEVMKLHAPLAHAIGTNLLSLELEDLSFRYLFPYSYLYLDAWLRSHESGNKPLIDICKEQLLQSLKSDPLLNEMVSKISVEGRYKSRYSTMKKLLGDGRKLEEVNDILGLRVVLTPISGVDESEIGEKACYRARKVVQSLWEEIPSRSKDYILRPKANGYKSLHMAVDTSENGRTRPLMEIQIRTEEMDLLASGGTASHALYKGGVTDPEEARHLKAIMMAAAELAALRLRDFPSANPKALETDKRGRVFRLLDKNGDGKISIDELMEVMEELGAPGDDAREMMQLLDSNSDGFLSSDEFDIFQDQVEFIRNLEDRDDHYQTLLNDKLQMANDTGLIQLYSKEQGGSLVTN; encoded by the exons ATGGAGCTCCATTTAAACGATTACACTCTCCATTTAAACGATTGCACTCTCCATTTTTCCCCAAATACTAAAAAATCCCCACACTTACCTTTACCCAAATCCTCAAATTACCTTATCCGTCGTCGCCGGAGTCGGAGTCGGAGTTGGAGTTGGAGTAGCCTGACCAAGATCTCCTCCGCCGTGAGGGTTTCAGCAGTGGTGGCGGCGCCGGAACAACCCGGCGGGAAAATGGTGGTGGAGTTAGTGGGTGCTTTCAATGAGCTAACTGAGAGAATGGATAATAGTGTTCTTTCTACTAGCTCTTCTCGATTGCTTTTCAAAGCTCTTAAATTATGTATTCCGATTCTTCAGTCACTTCCACTTGCCCCCGACGGCCGATCTCCGATATCGAAAGCTTTGTCTGTTGCTGTAATTTTAGCTGATTTACAG ATGGATGCTGAAGTTATATCCACTGGGCTACTAAGAGAAGTTCTAGAGGCAGGTGCTATATCAATATATGATGTGAGGGATCGGATTGGTACCAGTACTGCTCATTTATTGCATGAAAGCTTGCGTGTGAAGCATATGGCCTTAAAGGTAGAAGTATTGGATGATGATAGTGCAACTGCATTGAGGAAATTTTGTCTGACCTACTATGATGTTAGGGCATTAGTATTAGACCTTTCTATCAAACTCGATATGATGAGGCACCTTGATTATTTACCTAGGTACCGGCAGCAGATGATAGCACTTGAGGTTATGAAACTACATGCTCCTCTAGCTCATGCCATCGGAACTAACCTATTATCTCTTGAACTGGAGGATCTGTCTTTTCGGTACTTGTTTCCTTACTCATATCTTTATCTTGATGCATGGTTGAGAAGTCACGAGTCTGGAAATAAGCCTCTGATTGACATCTGCAAGGAGCAACTGCTTCAGTCCCTTAAATCTGATCCACTATTAAATGAAATGGTGAGTAAGATATCTGTTGAGGGTCGTTATAAAAGTCGTTATAGCACCATGAAGAAACTTTTGGGAGATGGTCGCAAGCTTGAAGAGGTGAATGACATCTTAGGTCTAAGAGTTGTATTGACTCCTATATCAGGAGTAGATGAGTCAGAAATCGGGGAAAAGGCTTGCTACAGGGCACGCAAAGTTGTCCAATCTTTGTGGGAAGAGATACCAAGTAGGTCAAAAGACTATATCTTAAGGCCCAAGGCTAATGGATATAAGAGTTTGCACATGGCTGTTGATACCAGTGAAAATGGACGGACCAGACCGCTAATGGAAATTCAAATACGAACAGAAGAAATGGATTTACTAGCATCTGGAGGGACAGCATCTCATGCATTGTACAAGGGCGGTGTCACCGATCCTGAAGAG GCAAGGCACCTGAAGGCAATCATGATGGCTGCAGCAGAGCTTGCAGCATTGCGTCTTAGAGATTTTCCTTCAGCGAATCCCAAAGCTCTGGAAACTGACAAGAGAGGCAGGGTGTTCCGTCTTCTTGACAAGAATGGAGATGGTAAAATAAGCATTGACGAACTTATGGAAGTGATGGAAGAGCTCGGTGCCCCAGGAGATGATGCACGGGAGATGATGCAACTTCTTGATTCTAACAGTGATGGTTTTTTGAGCTCAGATGAATTTGATATATTTCAGGACCAG GTTGAATTCATCCGGAATTTAGAAGATAGAGATGATCATTACCAAACACTGTTAAATGATAAGCTGCAAATGGCAAACGACACCGGTTTGATTCAATTGTACAGTAAAGAGCAAGGCGGTAGTCTGGTAACAAATTAG
- the LOC129890748 gene encoding pyruvate dehydrogenase (acetyl-transferring) kinase, mitochondrial-like — MAGKKVSDTLVKELTEEVKKWGYMKQTGVSLRQMMNFGSHFSSKNLLISAQFLHKELPIRIARRALELEDLPYGLSSKLGVVKVRELYLDSFHELRSYPEIKDKNGELKFTQMVKMIKVKHNNVVPMMALGVKQLKKERPQFDHEDLRGIHQFLDRFYMSRIGIRMLIGQHVALHDPNPLPNRVGYIHTKMSPLEVARDASEDARGICLREYGSAPEVKIYGDPDFTFPYVPTHLHMMVFELVKNSVRAVQERFMDSDNVAPPIRIIVAGGLEDVTIKICDEGGGIPRSGLPKLFTYLYSTTKNPLDEDFTTTDVTVPCTMAGYGHGIPLTRLYARYFGGDLQIISMEGYGTDAYLHLSRLGDKEEPLP, encoded by the exons ATGGCGGGGAAGAAGGTGAGCGATACCCTTGttaaggaattgacggaagagGTGAAGAAATGGGGGTACATGAAGCAAACTGGTGTTAGTTTAAGGCAGATGATGAATTTTGGGAGTCACTTTTCTTCGAAAAATTTGTTGATTTCTGCTCAATTTCTTCATAAGGAGTTGCCTATTCGGATTGCTCGTAGAGCTCTTGAGCTTGAAGATCTTCCTTATGGGTTGTCTTCAAAGCTTGGTGTTGTAAAG GTCCGTGAGTTGTATTTAGATTCTTTTCATGAACTTCGATCCTATCCAGAAATAAAGGATAAAAATGGTGAGTTGAAATTTACACAAATGGTTAAGATGATTAAGGTCAAACACAATAATGTCGTTCCTATGATGGCTTTGGGAGTCAAACAACTCAAGAAAGAGCGGCCTCAATTCGATCATGAGGATTTGCGAGGAATACACCAATTTCTTGATCGATTTTACATGTCTAGGATTGGGATCCGCATGCTTATCG GACAACACGTGGCCTTACATGATCCTAATCCACTCCCCAATCGTGTGGGCTATATACATACAAAAATGTCTCCCCTGGAGGTTGCACGCGATGCCAGTGAGGATGCCCGGGGAATTTGCTTACGTGAATATGGCAGCGCACCTGAAGTTAAAATTTACGGAGATCCTGATTTTACATTCCC TTATGTTCCAACGCATCTACATATGATGGTCTTTGAGTTGGTAAAGAACTCTGTCCGTGCTGTACAAGAGCGATTTATGGATTCCGACAATGTTGCCCCTCCTATTCGTATAATAGTTGCTGGTGGTTTAGAGGATGTCACCATTAAG ATTTGTGATGAAGGAGGTGGAATACCAAGAAGTGGCCTTCCCAAACTTTTTACTTATCTCTACAGTACAACTAAGAATCCGCTGGACGAGGACTTTACAACAACTGATGTGACTGTTCCATGCACGATGGCTGGTTATGGACATGGAATTCCATTAACTCGTTTGTATGCTCGCTACTTTGGAGGGGATTTGCAGATTATCTCGATGGAAGGCTATG GTACAGATGCTTACCTTCATTTATCGCGATTGGGAGATAAAGAGGAGCCCTTGCCTTGA
- the LOC129890756 gene encoding pyruvate dehydrogenase (acetyl-transferring) kinase, mitochondrial-like, with the protein MAGKKVSDTLVKELTEEVKKWGYMKQTGVSLRQMMNFGGHFSSKNLLISAQFLHKELPIRIARRVIELEDLPYGLSKKLGVLKVRDWYLDSFRDLRSYPEIKDKNDELEFTQIVKMIKVRHNNVVPMMALGIQQLKKECPQFDYEDWTAIHRFLDRFYLSRIGIRMLIGQHVALHDPNPLPNCVGYIHTKMSPLEVARAASEDARAICLRQYGSAPEVNIYGDPDFTFPYVPSHLHMMVFELVKNSVRAVEERFMDSDNVAPPIRIIVADGLEDVTIKISDEGGGIPRSGLPKIFTYLYSTAENPLDEDFTTTDAATACTMAGYGYGIPISRLYARYFGGDLQIISMEGYGTDAYLHISRLGDSQEPLP; encoded by the exons ATGGCGGGGAAGAAGGTGAGCGATACCCTTGttaaggaattgacggaagagGTGAAGAAATGGGGGTACATGAAGCAAACTGGTGTTAGTTTAAGGCAGATGATGAATTTTGGGGGTCACTTTTCTTCGAAAAATTTGTTGATTTCTGCTCAATTTCTTCATAAGGAGTTGCCTATTCGGATTGCTCGTAGAGTTATTGAGCTTGAAGATCTTCCTTATGGGTTGTCTAAAAAGCTTGGTGTTTTAAAG GTCCGAGATTGGTATTTGGATTCTTTCCGTGACCTTCGATCCTATCcagaaataaaagataaaaatgatgaGTTGGAATTTACACAAATAGTTAAGATGATTAAGGTCAGGCATAATAATGTCGTTCCTATGATGGCTTTGGGAATCCAACAACTCAAGAAAGAGTGCCCTCAATTTGATTATGAGGATTGGACAGCAATACACCGATTTCTTGATCGATTTTACTTGTCTAGAATTGGGATCCGCATGCTTATCG GGCAGCACGTGGCCTTACATGATCCTAATCCACTTCCCAATTGTGTGGGATATATACATACAAAAATGTCTCCCTTGGAGGTTGCACGCGCTGCCAGTGAGGATGCCCGGGCAATTTGCTTACGTCAATATGGCAGCGCACCTGAAGTTAACATTTACGGAGATCCTGATTTTACGTTCCC TTATGTTCCATCGCATCTGCATATGATGGTCTTTGAGTTGGTGAAGAACTCTGTCCGTGCTGTAGAAGAGCGATTTATGGATTCCGACAATGTTGCCCCTCCTATTCGTATaatagttgctgatggtttagAGGATGTCACCATTAAG ATTAGTGATGAAGGAGGTGGAATACCAAGAAGTGGCCTTCCCAAAATTTTTACTTATCTCTATAGTACAGCTGAGAATCCGCTGGACGAGGACTTTACAACAACTGATGCAGCTACTGCATGCACCATGGCTGGTTATGGATATGGAATTCCAATAAGTCGTTTATATGCTCGCTACTTTGGAGGGGATTTGCAGATTATCTCGATGGAAGGCTATG GTACAGATGCTTACCTTCATATATCGCGGTTGGGAGATTCTCAGGAGCCATTACCTTGA